A genomic window from Nocardioides rotundus includes:
- a CDS encoding DUF4245 family protein, with the protein MSGQAGRYQRSMSGLFGALLVSLLVIGGYVGFRALNRDELDVRPEPIELAEAVTVGEQAGARPTYPDPLPKGWTATSFDTGSPDAPAWGLGLNTREGAYVGVRREDAELDQLLETYVDKAPEEGRTVRLGGELAGRWQTWTDAGGDSAYGRKVGQDWLLVYGSAPSRDLRRVVESLTEKVTPPTPAP; encoded by the coding sequence GTGAGCGGTCAGGCAGGCAGGTACCAACGGTCGATGTCGGGGCTGTTCGGCGCGCTGCTGGTCAGCCTGCTCGTGATCGGCGGGTACGTCGGCTTCCGGGCCCTCAACCGGGACGAGCTCGACGTGCGCCCCGAGCCGATCGAGCTCGCCGAGGCGGTGACCGTCGGCGAGCAGGCCGGCGCCCGGCCGACGTACCCCGACCCGCTGCCGAAGGGCTGGACCGCGACCAGCTTCGACACCGGGTCGCCCGACGCGCCCGCCTGGGGGCTCGGGCTGAACACCCGCGAGGGCGCCTATGTCGGCGTCCGGCGGGAGGACGCGGAGCTGGACCAGCTGCTGGAGACCTACGTCGACAAGGCCCCCGAGGAGGGCCGCACCGTGCGCCTGGGGGGTGAGCTCGCGGGCCGGTGGCAGACCTGGACCGACGCGGGCGGGGACAGCGCCTACGGCCGGAAGGTCGGCCAGGACTGGCTGCTCGTCTACGGCTCCGCCCCGTCTCGCGACCTGCGCCGGGTGGTGGAGTCGCTGACCGAGAAGGTCACTCCTCCGACGCCTGCTCCATGA
- a CDS encoding exodeoxyribonuclease VII small subunit, with protein sequence MTEQETPEDAQSYEEAREELVEVVRRLEAGGITLEESLALWERGEVLARRCQEWLDGARRRLDEVMEQASEE encoded by the coding sequence ATGACTGAGCAGGAGACGCCCGAGGACGCCCAGTCCTACGAGGAGGCGCGCGAGGAGCTGGTCGAGGTGGTCCGGCGGCTCGAGGCCGGCGGCATCACCCTGGAGGAGTCACTGGCCCTGTGGGAGCGCGGCGAGGTGCTCGCCCGGCGGTGTCAGGAGTGGCTGGACGGCGCCCGCCGTCGCCTCGACGAGGTCATGGAGCAGGCGTCGGAGGAGTGA
- the xseA gene encoding exodeoxyribonuclease VII large subunit: MPSLRDATAESPAPVRALAMALTDWIGRLGSVWIEGQVTQISRRPGLQTVFLTLRDTHADVSVPVTCARTLVDGLNPPLVEGGSIVVLGRPDYYPNRGSLSLKVREIRLVGLGELLARLERRRQLLAAEGLFEARLKQRLPFLPTRVGLVTAPRSAAERDVLENAQRRWPAVRFEVAYAAMQGTRAVPEILESLERLDRHPEVQVVVVARGGGSVEDLLPFSDEALVRAVHAMRTPVVSAIGHEPDTPLLDLVADVRASTPTDAAKLVVPDVVEELRGVTQARDRLRSTLAGHLDRELAMLQQLRSRPAMADPRSLVDTRRDEVDVLADRSRRSLRHALDRAADDLEHQRARARAMSPLATLQRGYAVLQDADGHVVTSVTALSPGDPVSARVADGRVQATTTALEEEPDD, from the coding sequence GTGCCCAGCCTGCGCGACGCCACCGCCGAGTCCCCGGCACCCGTGCGCGCCCTGGCGATGGCGCTCACCGACTGGATCGGCCGGCTCGGCTCGGTGTGGATCGAGGGCCAGGTGACCCAGATCAGCCGGCGTCCCGGCCTGCAGACGGTCTTCCTCACCCTGCGCGACACCCACGCCGACGTCTCGGTGCCGGTCACGTGCGCGCGCACCCTGGTCGACGGGCTGAACCCGCCCCTGGTCGAGGGCGGCAGCATCGTGGTGCTGGGCCGCCCGGACTACTACCCCAACCGGGGCTCGCTGTCGCTGAAGGTGCGCGAGATCCGGCTGGTGGGCCTGGGCGAGCTGCTCGCCCGGCTCGAGCGGCGCCGTCAGCTGCTGGCCGCCGAGGGGCTCTTCGAGGCCCGGCTCAAGCAGCGTCTCCCCTTCCTCCCCACCCGGGTCGGCCTGGTGACCGCCCCGAGGAGCGCCGCCGAGCGCGACGTGCTGGAGAACGCGCAGCGCCGCTGGCCGGCTGTGCGCTTCGAGGTCGCCTACGCCGCGATGCAGGGCACCCGCGCGGTGCCGGAGATCCTGGAGTCGCTCGAGCGGCTGGACCGCCACCCGGAGGTGCAGGTGGTCGTGGTGGCCCGCGGCGGCGGCTCGGTGGAGGACCTGCTGCCGTTCTCCGACGAGGCGCTGGTCCGTGCGGTCCACGCGATGCGCACCCCGGTGGTCTCCGCGATCGGCCACGAGCCCGACACTCCGCTGCTCGACCTGGTGGCCGACGTGCGCGCCTCCACGCCGACCGATGCCGCGAAGCTCGTCGTGCCGGACGTGGTCGAGGAGCTGCGCGGCGTGACCCAGGCGCGCGACCGGCTGCGCAGCACGCTCGCCGGCCATCTGGACCGCGAGCTCGCCATGCTGCAGCAGCTGCGCTCCCGCCCGGCGATGGCCGACCCCCGTTCGCTGGTCGACACCCGCCGCGACGAGGTCGACGTCCTCGCCGACCGGTCGCGGCGCAGCCTGCGGCACGCGCTGGACCGTGCCGCCGACGACCTGGAGCACCAGCGGGCCCGGGCGCGGGCGATGTCGCCGCTGGCGACCCTGCAGCGGGGGTACGCCGTCCTGCAGGACGCCGACGGGCACGTGGTCACCAGCGTCACCGCCCTGTCCCCCGGCGACCCGGTCTCGGCCCGGGTCGCCGACGGCCGCGTGCAGGCCACCACCACGGCCCTGGAGGAGGAGCCCGATGACTGA
- a CDS encoding type II toxin-antitoxin system PemK/MazF family toxin: protein MLRGEVRLVDLDPARGSESTKRRPAVVVSNDRANAAAARLGRGVVTVVPLTSSVERVFPFQVLLPSEETGLRVDSKAQAEQVRSVALEGVGPAIGVVPLSLMGQVDAALRLHLQL, encoded by the coding sequence ATGCTCCGTGGGGAGGTGCGCCTGGTCGACCTGGATCCCGCCAGGGGAAGCGAGTCGACCAAGCGCCGCCCTGCGGTGGTCGTGAGCAACGACCGAGCCAACGCCGCGGCAGCGCGCCTGGGCCGTGGGGTCGTCACCGTCGTGCCCCTGACCAGCAGCGTCGAGCGCGTGTTCCCCTTCCAGGTGCTGCTGCCATCAGAGGAGACCGGCCTGCGCGTGGACTCCAAGGCTCAGGCCGAGCAGGTGCGGTCCGTGGCACTCGAGGGCGTCGGCCCGGCCATCGGCGTCGTACCCCTGTCGCTGATGGGCCAGGTCGACGCGGCGCTGAGGCTGCACCTGCAGCTGTGA
- a CDS encoding ribbon-helix-helix domain-containing protein produces MKLSVSLSEEDVAALDRFVEQTGLDSRSAGIQQAIRRLRGPELAAAYAAAFEEWEDASDAAAWEATTADGLD; encoded by the coding sequence ATGAAGCTGAGCGTCAGCCTGAGCGAGGAGGACGTGGCGGCCCTGGACCGCTTCGTCGAGCAGACGGGGCTCGACTCGAGGTCGGCCGGCATCCAGCAGGCCATCCGGCGGCTTCGAGGTCCCGAGCTCGCGGCCGCCTACGCCGCCGCCTTCGAGGAATGGGAGGACGCCTCCGACGCGGCCGCCTGGGAGGCCACGACCGCCGACGGCCTCGACTGA
- a CDS encoding 4-hydroxy-3-methylbut-2-enyl diphosphate reductase has translation MSTDLGTPPVLSPEEAERAVLLAAPRGYCAGVDRAVITVEKALDLYGAPVYVRKQIVHNKHVVSNLESRGAIFVEELDEVPSGQTVVFSAHGVSPQVHEQAVARGLKTIDATCPLVTKVHHEAKRFAADDYDILLIGHEGHEEVEGTSGEAPMHIQLVQGPDDVANIDVRDPKKVAWLSQTTLSVDETMETVAAIRERFPDLLDPPSDDICYATQNRQLAIKEIAKDADLVIVVGSSNSSNSVRLAEVALEAGAKAAHRVDDATEIREEWLEGVDTVSVTSGASVPEELVEGVLAFLAERGYPDAQAVHSAEESLIFALPPELRRDLRAAGRS, from the coding sequence ATGAGCACCGATCTGGGCACCCCGCCCGTCCTGAGCCCCGAGGAGGCCGAGCGCGCCGTGCTCCTCGCCGCCCCGCGCGGCTACTGCGCCGGTGTGGACCGCGCGGTCATCACCGTGGAGAAGGCGCTCGACCTCTACGGCGCGCCCGTCTACGTGCGCAAGCAGATCGTGCACAACAAGCACGTGGTCTCCAACCTGGAGTCCCGCGGCGCGATCTTCGTCGAGGAGCTCGACGAGGTCCCCTCGGGCCAGACCGTGGTCTTCTCCGCGCACGGCGTCTCGCCGCAGGTGCACGAGCAGGCCGTGGCGCGCGGGCTCAAGACCATCGACGCGACCTGCCCGCTGGTGACCAAGGTGCACCACGAGGCGAAGCGGTTCGCCGCCGACGACTACGACATCCTGCTCATCGGCCACGAGGGCCATGAGGAGGTCGAGGGCACCTCCGGCGAGGCGCCGATGCACATCCAGCTGGTGCAGGGCCCCGACGACGTCGCGAACATCGATGTCCGCGACCCGAAGAAGGTCGCCTGGCTCTCCCAGACCACGCTCAGCGTGGACGAGACGATGGAGACGGTCGCCGCGATCCGCGAGCGCTTCCCCGACCTGCTCGACCCGCCGAGCGACGACATCTGCTACGCCACCCAGAACCGGCAGCTCGCGATCAAGGAGATCGCGAAGGATGCCGACCTGGTGATCGTCGTCGGCTCGTCGAACTCCTCCAACTCGGTGCGCCTGGCCGAGGTCGCGCTGGAGGCCGGAGCGAAGGCGGCCCACCGCGTCGACGACGCCACCGAGATCCGCGAGGAGTGGCTCGAGGGGGTCGACACCGTGAGCGTGACCTCCGGGGCGAGCGTGCCCGAGGAGCTGGTCGAGGGCGTGCTGGCGTTCCTCGCCGAGCGGGGCTATCCCGACGCCCAGGCCGTGCACTCCGCGGAGGAGTCGCTGATCTTCGCGCTGCCGCCCGAGCTGCGCCGGGACCTGCGGGCCGCGGGCCGGAGCTGA
- a CDS encoding L-threonylcarbamoyladenylate synthase, with protein MARYVDIHPVNPQARLISQVVDALADDALIAYPTDSGYALGCRLGNRDGRDRILRIRDLDEKHHFTLMCRDFAQLGQFVHVDNNAFRSVKASTPGPYTFILPATSEVPKRLMHPKKRTVGVRIPDHVVDQALLEAHGEPLLTSTLILPGESEARTQGWEVKEELDHQVDLVIDAGEVTAEPTTVVDWSEGFPEVRRYGAGDPARFEG; from the coding sequence ATGGCGCGGTACGTCGACATCCACCCGGTCAACCCACAGGCCCGGCTGATCTCCCAGGTCGTCGACGCGCTGGCCGACGACGCGCTGATCGCCTACCCCACCGACTCCGGGTACGCCCTCGGCTGCCGGCTGGGCAACCGCGACGGCCGGGACCGGATCCTGCGGATCCGCGACCTCGACGAGAAGCACCACTTCACCCTGATGTGCCGCGACTTCGCCCAGCTCGGGCAGTTCGTGCACGTGGACAACAACGCGTTCCGGTCGGTGAAGGCCAGCACGCCGGGGCCGTACACGTTCATCCTGCCGGCTACCTCCGAGGTGCCGAAGCGGCTGATGCACCCCAAGAAGCGCACGGTGGGCGTCCGGATCCCCGACCACGTCGTCGACCAGGCGCTGCTCGAGGCCCACGGTGAGCCGCTGCTGACCAGCACGCTGATCCTGCCCGGCGAGAGCGAGGCCCGCACCCAGGGCTGGGAGGTCAAGGAGGAGCTGGACCACCAGGTCGACCTGGTCATCGACGCGGGCGAGGTGACCGCGGAGCCGACCACGGTGGTCGACTGGTCCGAGGGGTTCCCTGAGGTGCGCCGCTACGGCGCCGGCGACCCGGCGCGCTTCGAGGGCTGA
- a CDS encoding DUF6542 domain-containing protein — MNVQVTGAPSLWEQGREPGHEVAVLGVAIALSVTALDVLLSGRVSIFFDLCFIALCLFLALRVRPHDFFTVGVLPPLMMLGVFVLLAFTERTSIAAVGDGPTQAVISGLARHSAALAAGYAVCLGVLAYRHRLLTRH, encoded by the coding sequence GTGAACGTGCAGGTCACCGGCGCACCCAGCCTGTGGGAGCAGGGCCGCGAGCCCGGCCACGAGGTCGCGGTGCTCGGCGTCGCGATCGCCCTCAGCGTCACCGCCCTCGACGTGCTGCTCTCGGGCCGGGTGAGCATCTTCTTCGATCTGTGCTTCATTGCGCTGTGCCTGTTCCTGGCGCTGCGCGTCCGCCCGCACGACTTCTTCACCGTCGGCGTGCTGCCGCCGCTGATGATGCTCGGCGTCTTCGTGCTGCTGGCGTTCACCGAGCGCACCAGCATCGCCGCCGTGGGCGACGGCCCGACCCAGGCGGTGATCTCCGGGCTGGCGCGCCACTCGGCCGCGCTGGCCGCCGGCTATGCCGTGTGCCTGGGCGTGCTGGCCTACCGGCACCGCCTGCTCACCCGGCACTGA
- a CDS encoding DNA recombination protein RmuC yields the protein MNTTTLLPLALVLALGLLLGGALGVLWARSRPAATRELVDRAEVLQGLDRLGDQLHELDRARARWQGEFTQQVLGVQHATESLRRETGALSTALRKPQVRGRWGEMTLRRTVELAGLTDRCDFTEQHRLEGGALRPDLVVHLAGGRSIVVDAKVPLDAFLDGVEATDDADRTAALTRHARQLRTHVEQLASKRYWTALPAAPEFVVLFVPGEAILSAALEQDRDLLDHAATRQVVLASPTTLVALLRTVAQGWRHEALAEDAREVHRLGRELHERLGTMAGHLDKVGRSLRASVEAYNAAIGSLESRVLVSARRLGDLGDLPETSSPDRVDAVPRALTLATEADETPARRAHGA from the coding sequence ATGAACACCACCACGCTCCTTCCCCTGGCGCTCGTGCTCGCCCTCGGGCTGCTGCTCGGCGGCGCGCTGGGCGTGCTCTGGGCCCGGTCCCGGCCCGCCGCGACCCGCGAGCTCGTCGACCGGGCCGAGGTGCTCCAGGGGCTCGACCGGCTGGGCGACCAGCTGCACGAGCTGGACCGGGCCCGGGCCCGATGGCAGGGCGAGTTCACCCAACAGGTGCTCGGCGTGCAGCACGCCACCGAGTCGCTGCGGCGTGAGACGGGCGCGCTCAGCACCGCCCTGCGCAAGCCGCAGGTGCGCGGGCGGTGGGGCGAGATGACCCTGCGCCGCACCGTCGAGCTGGCCGGCCTGACCGACCGGTGCGACTTCACCGAGCAGCACCGGCTCGAGGGCGGCGCGCTGCGCCCCGACCTGGTCGTGCACCTGGCCGGCGGGCGCAGCATCGTCGTGGACGCCAAGGTGCCGCTCGACGCGTTCCTCGACGGCGTGGAGGCCACCGACGACGCCGATCGGACCGCCGCCCTGACCCGGCACGCCCGCCAGCTGCGCACCCACGTGGAGCAGCTGGCCTCCAAGCGCTACTGGACCGCGTTGCCCGCGGCGCCGGAGTTCGTGGTGCTGTTCGTGCCCGGCGAGGCCATCTTGTCCGCCGCGCTGGAGCAGGACCGCGACCTGCTCGACCACGCGGCGACCCGGCAGGTGGTCCTGGCCAGTCCCACGACGCTGGTCGCCCTGTTGCGCACCGTCGCGCAGGGCTGGCGGCACGAGGCGCTCGCCGAGGACGCCCGCGAGGTGCACCGCCTCGGCCGGGAGCTGCACGAGCGGCTGGGCACGATGGCCGGCCACCTGGACAAGGTCGGCCGGTCCCTGCGGGCCTCCGTGGAGGCCTACAACGCGGCGATCGGCTCGCTGGAGAGTCGCGTCCTGGTCTCCGCCCGCCGGCTGGGCGACCTCGGCGACCTGCCCGAGACGTCGTCGCCGGACCGGGTGGACGCGGTGCCGCGCGCGCTGACCCTGGCCACGGAAGCCGACGAGACCCCGGCGCGCCGCGCGCACGGGGCGTGA
- a CDS encoding oligosaccharide flippase family protein — translation MKTGLRSTSALAVGSAANGVLAYVFFALTTRGLGAEAAAPVSVLWAWWAFAAAAFTFPVQHWIARSVATHGGEGGVRAALARVAVLVVLVSLVVGGAAWLLRQPLFGSDGTAFPLLAAAVTAASALTGYVRGVLTGRRRFGAVAVALTAENGLRAVLAAALMVAGVGDPLAYGLALLVGFAGALVWPSTLRLHEDGTGPADGTLAFLSGAAGGQLVGQAVLTGGPVVLSLASGAPHEVTALFAGLALFRAPYTLAIGMVAQLTGWVTGLLVARDWAALARARWLLRLAVVAGTLLAVPVGWWVGPPLLRLVFGADIRLGSADCALIAVGSALALVNLVATVMLLAQGRTPVLVVTWLAALLPGAAVLALRSGEEPLTTVCLAFLVVEAAATLGLLWEEWRGVRRLRRRAEQPA, via the coding sequence ATGAAGACCGGGCTGCGCTCCACCTCCGCTCTGGCCGTCGGCTCGGCCGCCAACGGCGTGCTCGCCTACGTCTTCTTCGCGCTCACCACCCGGGGACTCGGCGCGGAGGCCGCCGCCCCGGTGTCGGTGCTCTGGGCGTGGTGGGCCTTCGCGGCCGCCGCCTTCACCTTCCCCGTGCAGCACTGGATCGCCCGGTCCGTCGCGACCCACGGCGGCGAGGGCGGTGTCCGCGCCGCGCTGGCCCGCGTCGCCGTGCTCGTCGTGCTGGTCTCGCTGGTCGTGGGCGGGGCGGCCTGGCTGCTGCGGCAGCCGTTGTTCGGCAGCGACGGTACGGCGTTCCCGCTGCTCGCCGCCGCCGTCACCGCGGCCTCGGCCCTCACCGGCTACGTCCGCGGAGTGTTGACCGGGCGGCGCCGCTTCGGCGCCGTGGCGGTCGCCCTCACCGCGGAGAACGGGCTCCGGGCGGTGCTCGCCGCGGCGCTCATGGTGGCCGGGGTCGGCGACCCGCTGGCCTACGGGCTCGCGCTGCTGGTCGGCTTCGCCGGCGCGCTGGTGTGGCCCTCGACCCTGCGGCTGCACGAGGACGGCACCGGCCCGGCCGACGGCACCCTGGCCTTCCTCTCCGGCGCGGCCGGCGGCCAGCTGGTCGGCCAGGCGGTGCTGACCGGCGGCCCGGTCGTGCTGTCCCTCGCTTCGGGGGCCCCGCACGAGGTGACGGCGCTCTTCGCCGGGCTCGCGCTCTTCCGCGCGCCCTACACGCTCGCGATCGGCATGGTCGCCCAGCTCACGGGATGGGTCACCGGCCTGCTGGTCGCCCGGGACTGGGCGGCTCTGGCCCGGGCCCGCTGGCTGCTCCGCCTCGCGGTCGTCGCCGGCACCCTGCTGGCGGTGCCGGTCGGCTGGTGGGTCGGGCCGCCGCTGCTGCGGCTGGTCTTCGGCGCCGACATACGACTCGGCAGCGCCGACTGCGCCCTGATCGCCGTCGGCAGCGCGCTCGCCCTCGTCAACCTGGTCGCGACGGTGATGCTGCTGGCCCAGGGCCGGACCCCCGTCCTCGTGGTCACCTGGCTGGCCGCCCTGCTCCCCGGCGCCGCGGTGCTCGCGCTGCGGAGCGGCGAGGAGCCGCTCACCACCGTCTGCCTGGCGTTCCTGGTGGTAGAGGCGGCCGCCACCCTCGGCCTGCTGTGGGAGGAGTGGCGCGGCGTACGGCGGCTTCGCCGGCGGGCCGAGCAGCCCGCCTGA
- the rffA gene encoding dTDP-4-amino-4,6-dideoxygalactose transaminase encodes MTEPIAFTRAVQVGGELENMQTAMESGHTSSGGPFSTRAAELVEQATGARDALLTTSCTTALELSALLLDLQPGDTVIVPSYTFTSSALAFAREGARILFCDIEPETLGPDPASVAELLDDTVRAVVVVHYAGVAADMDGLRAVLADRPDVAVVEDNAHGLFGRWRDQPLGSLGRFATQSFHDTKNIVCGEGGALVLNDEADDARAWVLYEKGTDRRAFFQGMVDKYSWRDTGSSFALAEVLAGYLTAQLEHAESIQARRKAIYDAYTEGLAPYAGELGFSLPVVPDHCVPAYHLFHLLMPDHETRTRVMAAMKDDGIQTTFHYVPLHSAPAGVRFSARETECPVSTDISRRLLRLPFHNALSDADVERVMASLTAAMRG; translated from the coding sequence GTGACCGAGCCCATCGCCTTCACCCGCGCCGTCCAGGTCGGGGGCGAGCTGGAGAACATGCAGACCGCCATGGAGAGCGGTCACACCTCCTCGGGAGGCCCGTTCTCCACCCGCGCCGCCGAGCTGGTGGAGCAGGCGACCGGCGCGCGCGACGCCCTGCTGACCACCTCCTGCACGACCGCCCTGGAGCTGAGTGCGCTGCTGCTCGACCTGCAGCCCGGCGACACGGTGATCGTGCCGTCCTACACCTTCACCTCCTCCGCGCTCGCGTTCGCCCGCGAGGGTGCGCGCATCCTGTTCTGCGACATCGAGCCGGAGACGCTGGGGCCGGACCCCGCATCGGTGGCCGAGCTGCTCGACGACACGGTGCGCGCCGTCGTCGTGGTGCACTACGCGGGCGTCGCCGCGGACATGGACGGGCTGCGCGCCGTCCTCGCCGACCGGCCGGACGTGGCCGTGGTCGAGGACAACGCACACGGGCTCTTCGGCCGGTGGCGCGACCAGCCGCTGGGCAGCCTCGGCCGGTTCGCCACCCAGAGCTTCCACGACACCAAGAACATCGTGTGCGGGGAGGGCGGGGCGCTGGTGCTCAACGACGAGGCCGACGACGCGCGCGCCTGGGTGCTCTATGAGAAGGGGACCGACCGGCGCGCGTTCTTCCAGGGGATGGTGGACAAGTACTCCTGGCGCGACACCGGCTCCTCCTTCGCGCTCGCCGAGGTGCTCGCGGGCTACCTCACCGCGCAGCTGGAGCACGCGGAGTCCATCCAGGCCCGCCGGAAGGCGATCTACGACGCCTACACCGAGGGGCTGGCGCCGTACGCCGGCGAGCTCGGCTTCAGCCTGCCCGTCGTGCCCGACCACTGTGTGCCGGCCTACCACCTGTTCCACCTGCTGATGCCCGACCACGAGACCCGCACGCGGGTGATGGCGGCGATGAAGGACGACGGGATCCAGACGACCTTCCACTACGTGCCGCTGCACAGCGCGCCCGCGGGGGTGCGGTTCTCAGCCCGGGAGACCGAGTGCCCGGTGAGCACCGACATCAGCCGGCGGCTGCTGCGGCTGCCCTTCCACAACGCCCTGAGCGACGCCGACGTCGAGCGCGTGATGGCGTCGCTGACCGCCGCGATGCGCGGCTGA
- a CDS encoding sulfotransferase family protein → MTRHLLVIGAQRCGTTYLHTLLDAHPQIAMARPARPEPKVFIDAELSARGREWYVETWFADAGDADVLGDKSTSYLEHPEAAGRARAMLGSPLVLVQLRDPVQRAISNWAFSSDNGLERRPLAEALEAGLAEAPDAWDGNGTSVSPFAYLQRGRYVDYLHPWLEEYGEDLRIGFLEDLAADRDAIGGTYRFLGVDDAFRPSAADSPVNASAADAPAVPSELEQRLRAWFADSDAALADLLGRPLPWPTTDPEGTS, encoded by the coding sequence GTGACCCGGCACCTCCTCGTGATCGGCGCCCAGCGCTGCGGGACGACGTACCTGCACACGCTGCTGGACGCCCACCCGCAGATCGCCATGGCCCGCCCGGCGCGCCCCGAGCCGAAGGTGTTCATCGACGCCGAGCTCTCCGCCCGCGGCCGCGAGTGGTACGTCGAGACCTGGTTCGCCGACGCCGGCGACGCCGACGTCCTCGGCGACAAGTCCACCTCCTACCTCGAGCATCCGGAGGCGGCCGGCCGGGCGCGCGCGATGCTGGGGAGCCCGCTGGTGCTCGTGCAGCTGCGCGACCCGGTGCAGCGGGCGATCTCCAACTGGGCCTTCAGCAGCGACAACGGGCTGGAGCGGCGCCCGCTGGCCGAGGCGCTGGAGGCCGGGCTCGCCGAAGCCCCCGACGCGTGGGACGGCAACGGCACGTCGGTCTCCCCCTTCGCCTACCTCCAGCGCGGGCGCTACGTCGACTACCTGCACCCCTGGCTGGAGGAGTACGGCGAGGACCTGCGGATCGGGTTCCTCGAGGACCTGGCCGCCGACCGCGACGCGATCGGCGGGACCTACCGGTTCCTCGGGGTCGACGACGCGTTCCGCCCCTCGGCTGCGGACTCCCCCGTCAACGCCAGCGCCGCCGACGCGCCCGCGGTGCCGTCGGAGCTCGAGCAGCGGCTGCGCGCCTGGTTCGCCGACAGCGACGCCGCGCTCGCCGACCTGCTCGGGCGCCCCCTCCCCTGGCCCACGACCGACCCGGAAGGAACCTCGTGA
- a CDS encoding glycosyltransferase family 2 protein, giving the protein MTAAPDVLDKHAFLYSVVIPVYNSEAFVGRTVDEVVRTFREAGLRLELVLVNDGSPDNVWPVLEAKAQEYDEVVALNLLHNYGQHTANLAGFRESRGDYVITMDDDLQNPPDQALVLIDKAMEGYDCVFAQFEQKQAAGYRRLGTKVIGMMNKNIFGLPDDLVVSNFRILRRDVVDRISASRTAHPYITGQALLYSSHRANVLVRHESRAEGQSNYSFSRILKLVLTILFSYSSWPLRTLATIGFGVAGVGFLIGAVYLVLGLLGQIRTPGWTSTIVLLSVFNGFTIGMLSMLGEYLVRTLNAVSATEIYHLKGRAE; this is encoded by the coding sequence ATGACCGCGGCCCCCGACGTGCTGGACAAGCACGCCTTCCTCTACTCCGTCGTCATCCCCGTCTACAACTCCGAGGCGTTCGTCGGCCGCACCGTCGACGAGGTCGTCCGCACCTTCCGCGAGGCCGGACTGCGGCTGGAGCTGGTGCTGGTCAACGACGGCTCCCCGGACAACGTCTGGCCCGTGCTGGAGGCCAAGGCCCAGGAGTACGACGAGGTCGTGGCGCTCAACCTGCTGCACAACTACGGCCAGCACACCGCGAACCTCGCCGGCTTCCGCGAGTCCCGTGGCGACTACGTCATCACCATGGACGACGACCTGCAGAACCCGCCCGACCAGGCGCTGGTGCTGATCGACAAGGCAATGGAGGGCTACGACTGCGTCTTCGCCCAGTTCGAGCAGAAGCAGGCGGCCGGCTACCGGCGGCTGGGCACGAAGGTGATCGGGATGATGAACAAGAACATCTTCGGCCTGCCCGACGACCTGGTCGTGTCCAACTTCCGGATCCTGCGCCGCGACGTGGTGGATCGGATCTCCGCCTCCCGCACCGCTCACCCCTACATCACCGGGCAGGCGCTGCTCTACTCCTCCCACCGCGCCAACGTCCTGGTGCGACACGAGTCGCGCGCCGAGGGCCAGAGCAACTACAGCTTCTCCCGCATCCTCAAGCTGGTGCTGACCATCCTGTTCAGCTACTCCAGCTGGCCGCTGCGCACGCTGGCGACGATCGGCTTCGGGGTCGCCGGCGTCGGCTTCCTGATCGGCGCCGTCTACCTCGTGCTCGGCCTGCTGGGGCAGATCCGGACCCCCGGCTGGACGTCCACCATCGTGCTGCTCTCGGTCTTCAACGGCTTCACCATCGGCATGCTCTCGATGCTCGGCGAGTACCTCGTCCGCACCCTCAACGCGGTCAGCGCCACCGAGATCTACCACCTCAAGGGGCGCGCCGAGTGA